The Torulaspora delbrueckii CBS 1146 chromosome 1, complete genome DNA segment CTTTAAGCGAGAAGTTAAGACCCAAGGATATCAGGGAATATGTGGGTCAGCAGCACATTCTATCGCAGGAGAAGGGCACTCTCTTCAAGTATATAAAGCAGGGAATTCTACCGTCAATGATCCTCTGGGGACCTCCCGGAGTGGGCAAGACTTCACTTGCCCGTCTATTAACCAAGACAGCATGCAACAATGGCGTCGTCTacaatttgatagaaaCCAGTGCGACAAGAGCCAACACCCAGGAATTGCGTTCGATCTTCGAGAAAGCAAAGAACGATTTCAACCTTACACGAAGAAGAACGGTGCTGTTCATAGACGAGATCCACAGATTTAATAAGAGTCAGCAAGATTTACTTCTGCCATACGCTGAGAACGGCGACATAGTGCTAATTGGGGCCACTACGGAGAACCCAAGcttccaattgaacaatgCCTTAATAAGTCGATGCCACATCTTTGTGCTGGAAAAACTTAGTGTTCAAGAGACCTGCATCGTGCTTTCTCGAGGCATAGCGTTGTTGAACAAGTGCAGGCAGCAAATCTGGAAAGTAGGACATCCTTTGAAGTTGCCGAGGCCTACGTTGGAGTACATTGTTGAGATATCGATGGGTGACACCCGCCGAGCTTTGAATTTCCTAGAGATGATAGAAGTGTCAAGCAGAGAACCAGGAACGAAGGAGATCACTATTGAAGATGCCCGGTCGATAATTAAGAGCAATAGTGAGGGAATTAGTACCTACTACGATACTCATGGAGACAACCACTATGACACAATCTCTGCATTTCACAAGGCGATCCGAGGCTCCGATGAGAACGCATCGCTTTACTACTTAGGACGTATGTTACAAGGTGGAGAGGATCCTTTGTACATCGCTCGTCGCTTGATTCGAATTGCTAGTGAGGACGTAGGACTTGTAGATAATTCCATGTTGCCATTAGCAGTAGCGGCACATGATGCAGTGATGAAAGTTGGATTACCAGAGGCAGATCTAGCCCTAGCACAGTGTTGTGTAGCACTAGCCCGGTCTCCCAAATCAGTAGAACTTTACCGCGGTTGgaatcaattgaaagcGATGCTCAGAGAGAATAAATTCTCAATGGCGAGCAGTGGAATCCCGATGCACATTCGTAACGCTCCAACAGAGCTAATGAAGGAACTGGGGTATCACAAGGGCTACAAATACAATCCcgatttcaaagatggcCAAGTTAAACAAGATTATTTCCCTGAAGAAGTACTTGAACAATGTACCAACAGAGATCAACTGGTATTTCTCAATGGGAAACATTTGGGAGATCAGGTCGATCCTGATCTCgaataaagatgaaatGCATATGTTACACCACTTACGCAACATACAGAATATATAATAGAACCACATGCCACATAAGATTGAGAATCACCCCACCAGTCTTACAACTCACAACCATAGTACGAGGACAACTCTCCTCTCGCTAAAGTAAACTCATAACGAGCTTGTTCCAACGCCCTAGCGATGAGCGCGAGATAAGTTTCGTCATCCGCATCATCGCCAATTCTTCTGTCATAATAATTGCCCTGGTTTGGAATCTCCAAAGTCGACTGGTAAACCAGAAACTCTTTCTCCGGCAGagtattttctttcttcctgcCCAAGTTCTGAATTCTTTCACAAACCCATGCGATCCTCTGTAAACCCAACGCTGAGGAAGAACCTTTCAGAAAATGTCCTAAATCTGCCAATgccttcaattcctttgGACCTTCCAATTGATTCTGCATCTGTTCAAAAGTCGTTTGTGCCTGATCAATGAACTGAATgatcaaactctttgaaaactctGGATCGTCCTCATCCATCGAGACAATCTCGCTCAAAATCCCCCAATTGACGATCTCCTTCGGAATCGGCATCGTGATCCAACCCAATAGCCTAACTCAACCTTTATCAACAACTTTCCACAAAAATTTTAAGCTTTTAcaaagtttcaacttcttaTAAACCTGTTTCTGAAGTAATTTCACTTAAGAAAGAGACCGACCATCACGTGGCGGACAAGATCACAGCTGTAAAGCAGCCTGGATAGTCCAATTGGGATCGGATTGCAGCGTGTTACAAGGTTACTGAGACTGTTTATGAAGCGTATCGTCGGTGGAAttgtttttgttgttgcaGTGGTGTGTTTAACGGTTGCAAGCTCTTGGAAAAGTTACAGGATGGAAAACACTGAGCTCAATGGAGCTCCCATTAAGATTGAATTTCCGCAATTGCGGTTGTTAGAACAATGGACAATGCCTACTGATCAAGATTGGAGATTAATTTTTGTCGGAGATGTTCATGGACAGTATACGGAATTAATGAATATTGTGGAGGGCGAACTGGGCGGTTTAGATGACCAAACGACGTTGGTTTTACTTGGGGATGTAGTGAGCAAAGGGCCTGATTCTGGTCGTGTGATACAATTCATCTTGGAATACCGCGACCGCGTGAAGTGTGTGCTGGGAAACCATGACTTGGCGGTCTTATTTGCATTGGTGAACCCAGAATTGAGCAACCACCATAATTTATTACCTTTGCGAGTCGGTGACTCGCAATTTATTCCAAAAGATCTGTCAAAGGTTAAGAAGATGCACCAGCAGCTCGCACACGAGCTGGGATTTGTCAAGGCTAAGAGCTGGGCCTTACACAGTTCCCTCGCAGTGCAATTTACACTCCCAAATGGCCAAATACTCTATGGATGCCACGCCGGTATGCTACCAGGAGATTTCTCCCAGCGCACGCCTTCTGTACACGCACTCACGGAGATGAAGTTCGTCGACCCAAAGGATTGGACCCACacttcaaaagaaaaattcaaaaattccaagCATTGGTACAAACTATGGGACGACGTATCAGAACATATTACTGTACTCTACGGCCACGATGCCAAGCGTGGGCTCAACTTACGCTCTCACACCAAGGGACTTGATTCCGGCTGCGTAAAAGGTAAAGAGCTCAGCGCACTACAATATAGCTACGACCACATCACTGGCAAGATTACCACGAAGCTTTTCCAGACCAGTTGCGTAAACAATCAGGCCAAATAGCTCTCTTCTTATATAGGGCCAGTCCATTACCCGTGCAAAAACTCAATGGacttttttttctcttaCTGGTTAAAGAAAGTAGATGAGCTCGAAGACCCAAACAAAAGACGACCACCTAAACACCATATAGTCAGAGGTTATAACTGGAGATTGGGAGCGATTGAGGATGTCTAGTCCAGCGGAGTTCCAGGACGCTTCGGAGGATCAACAGGAGGATGGCTTGTTTAGTGGGATGCGGTTCTATTTGAACTGTGGAGCTGATTCTGGAGCGGAAAGTAGACAATTGGGGGATTTGATTGAGTCTCGTGGCGGAGAAGTGGTGGATAAACTACCAGAGGATGTTAAAGAAGGCGAGAAGTTGTATGTGGTTGCTTTGTATAATGATACGCGATTGCCTACTGTTACACCGGCGTACATAAAGGCGTGCTGTGAGAATGGCACGTTGCTTAAGATCGAAAACTACTTGATTCCCTTCGATGAGTTTAGGTCAGTGATTGATACTGAGTTGCAGAATGAGCAGCAGCAGGATGGGGGAGGGCCACAGAAAGTTGAGGAGAAGCAGCCTGAGGAAACACCTAAACCTGAACCTGAACAAGACAAAGCGGTTGAACAGCCAGCAGAACAACCTGTTGAGCAGCCTTTGGTGGAAATGGTCCAACAGGGTTCCCCGAAAGTACAAGAGACCGAGGAGAGTAGTGATGGATCGAGTGATCAAAACTATCCTTCTATGCGGTCTGTTTTGAGGGCCAATCTGCCCGCGCATAACAAAGCTTCCTTTACAGAGGCCGAGGATGAGTTTATCCTTGACGTGGTGAGGAAAAATCCAACTAGAAGGACTACACATACGCTATATGACGAGATTTCTCACTACGTACCGAATCACACTGGTAACTCTATAAGGCATCGGTTTCGAGTATATTTATCCAAGAGACTCGAATTTGTTTACGCAACAGACAAGAATGGTAAACTGGAACGTGATGAACACGgtaatttgatcaagacaAAGAACTTACCGCCATCgataaagaagaaatttacAGCAGATGAGGATTATCTTTTGGCCATAGGTATTAAAAAGCAGTTTTACAGGGACTTGTATCAGGTGGATCCTGATACTGGTAAATCGCTCATTACAGATGAGGACAGTCCTACGGCGGTCGCTAAGAGGAATATGACTATGGATCCAAACCATGTTCCTGGTACAGAACCCAGTTTCCAGGATTACCGTGTAGGTGATCGTAGAGGACCCATTGCTAGagagttcttcaaaagttttggaGAAAACAACCCAACACACACGGAGAATGCTTGGAGAGATAGGTTCAGGAAATTTTTGCTTTCTTACGGTATCGATAATTACGTTGGGTATTACGAAACTGCAAAGGAACAGGGCCAAGAACCAGAAccaatgaagaatttgacaaaTAGGGTGAAGAGACCTGGGATTCCAACGCCTGGTAATTACAACTCTGCGACGAAAAGAGCTAGAAGTATTGGGCCCGAGAAAGCTTCTCCAAATGGTTCAGTCGCTCCGTCGTcagctgctgctgccattGCTGCCACAGCAGGAAATGGTGGTAACAATTTGGAGAATGGAGCTGCTAACTATGCCTTAGCCGAGAACGAGTTACTCGACGAAGATACCATGAATTTTATCTCTAGCTTGAAGAATGATTTATCCAAGATTGAAAGTAGCATTCCATTTGAGTATCCacaagaaattgcagaAGCAATTAGaaatgatttttcaaacgaAGAGGCGATCTACGATAATGTAGATCCCGACACTTTACCATTTCCTCCCGCAATCGCAAGCACAGATCTCTTTTTACCGGCATTTTTCCGCATGTCGAGCACTAGagaatttcttgaaaaattgcaagaagtCATCTCTAGAGACTATGAACCTTCGCAAGCGGAAAAACTGGTCCAGGACTTGTGCAATGAGACAGGTGTTCGCAAAACGTTTAGCACAAGTATCTTAACGGCGTTATCAGGTGATCTAATGGTATTCCCCagatatttcttgaatatgTTCAAGAACAATGCTAATCCACCAATGGATGTCCCAGGTATCTGGACCAGGGAAGATGACCGGATGTTGAGATCGAacaaagaggaagatatACGAGCTTTAATTAAGAAGCATGGGTCAGGTAGAATGGAAATGAGAAAGAAGTTTGTGGAAAAGGATTTGATTTAATATGGTTTAGATGATGCGTAGCGCGAGGCTTGTCAACAGTTTAGGAAGTTTTAACAAGGCCAATATGTGTGCTCTAATTTTGCAGGCTTTTTGAGTTGGCAAAGCATCGCAAGATGAGGTAAGCAATTAAGACAAAGCCTTCAACTTGTTTACCATTGTAATATATGTAAAATTGCTAGTTTAACGATAGTGATCCAACTTTAATACTCCAGGTTACAGTTTAAGACTGACCATTGTTCTTATTAACTTAATATGCTACACCCAACCCATGATTTTAATGAAATATAATTTACTTTATGGAATCCTTAGCCCGAGGATTTTCTCTCTGAACCACGAGTTTCTTAGACAAAAGAAGCTGCAGATATTTGCTGGCGCAAGGTAGAGTTTGATTATCGTTATCCTCTATTTCAAAATCGTGCAGTTGAACGCCAGTCGTTTTCCCACCGTCATTATTTGGTATattttcttcgatctcACTTTTCCTTTCCATAACTTCcatgatcttcttgaacctGATAAACAATAGCTCACTCCTAGTCATCAGATCACTCCAATCCATCGTCCCATGAAGATCGTTGAAATATTTAAGAACCTGATCAAATTGGTTGAGGTTTTGGATGATCGGCTGACTGTTCTTTTGCAAGATCGCTAAcatgaagaagagctggAACTGTGACGAATAGTAATCGGTTAAGAAAATCTCCCAAATTGAACAGACGTCTGGAAATTCAAACTCCCTCTTGAACCAAACAAGTAGCATGCGGAAACAGAAAAACAAGTTTGAAGAGTCACACTTGTTCAAATGCTCGGTAAGCTGGGGCAAAAGTAGTTGACAAAGTTCCGTTAAAGTCAACATTTGGTCACGGATCCCTGATTGATCCCTGAGGAAGTTTCGTTCCATTCTGTCCATGAAATTGACAAAACACCAAAAGGAGAGTGCCTCATCTCTAACAATGTAGTAAACGACCGACAGTAGGTCTGCCATGCCTTGCACATACCCCAAATTGGGGTTGTATATGTTATAGCAGATCAGTatgtttttcaaagaaagcaAGTGAGGGTTCTTGATTGACCAATGTTCACTTTCCTCAGTTTTATCACCTTCTGACGGatcttctgtttctttcGTCTCAGGAGCTGAGCCATCTGGGGTATTGTACTTGTATATGTCAAAATTGCGATCATTTCTCTTGACATCCTTCTCAATCCTGAAAAGTTGATCCTGCCAGtattcttcctcttgtGCATCGGGATGAGTTGACCTGTTAAGCCATTTCGATTTGTAATTGTTATTGTAAATCTCCGCAAGGGTCTGATCCAGTTGCTCTCGCTCGTCGGAAGAAGAGTCCCAAGGATAAACGCCAAGTAAAAACAACCACACTTCCTTCCTTGTGCCGAAATCTTCTATTCCGCCATGAAATATAAAGTCCTTAACCTCATTCACCGTGAGAGAAATTCTGCCCTGCGAGTCAAAAAAAGACTCCCATTTCTGCTTGGAAACCGGGAACTTTCTCTCTAAAGCTCTgctcaattcttcttcggtGAACTGAACATCAGATTGACTATCGAACCCAAGCTCTTTTGTAAGTGCTTTCCTATAAGAGTCACCAATCTCATGTGTTCTTTGATATTGGTCAGCTTGCTGCTTGACCCCAAGAGCCCATTTGGCTAAGTAAACTCTTGCAGAGTCGAAATCATCTTGGACCTCTTGCACTCTTGGGTTTTCCAGCAGCTTCTTGACATAAGGATTATTACCATTCTTCTCAGCAAGCATAACAAGTGGGTGCTTTCGAATCAAACTACCCATGTAGGATCCAGTCTTTGATGTCGCATCAGCTACCCTGGTCATAAATCCCCATTTAGCAGCTTCCCATTTATCCCACAAATTCGAACTTCCAACTTCCGTCTTAGCCTTGCCTTCACTTAGTCTTCTTTGCATAAGCTGTGGTGAGAAATTTCTTAAATCGTCTAGAGAAGCATTCACTAACCACACAGTCGGATCAACGTAGGtctgcttcaaatcaactAAAGAAGCTACGGAGCTTCTAAAATCGATCCCACCCCAATAGATATCCCCAGAACTTGTAAAGGGatcaaaagatttgttAAGCTCCTTCATCTTGCGTTCTGTCGAAGGACAAGCCTTATCATGAAAGAACAAAACGGGCAGTGTATCGTCCTCCTGGGGAGACTTTGAGTGTAAAATGACTGATCCGTGCCACAAACCAGTAGGGCTAGGTACTCTGAATTCGATCGAGTACAAATATCCCAACTTGATAGAAAATGACCATGCCATCGATGAGATACCTCCAAGGGTCCCAGGGCccattttcaacttctgCAGCTCTGACTTCCCTAGTGTTAAATCTGCATGATACAACCAATTCAGCTGCTTCTTATCCAGAGCAGACTCCGGAACCCAAGCCAGTACGCATTCCTGTCTTGGTTGACCTTGCTCAAGAGTTATAATCAGAAACCCAGGTATATTATCCTGCGAGCTCTTGCTGGGATGAACAAAAACTtttgatttgcaaaagaggAGCTCCATCGACATCTTGACAGCTTCTCAGGGATTCTAATGGTCTTGTTTGCAACTACCTTGTAAAATATACGCTTTAGTCTTTATACCCTTCATTGTAAGCCTTTATTCCTTGTCCGTGCTCAGATATAAAGAGCAGAACGAGGCTTAAAGAAGTTAAATAACCAGCTGAAAGAGCTCATTAAGACTCGATAGGGGCAATGGATAGTGATCTGAGTGATCTGAGGTCGGAAGCATCCGAAAGTTCTGGGAAAggagaagaatttgatggtGAGTTGGCGAACGAGAAGATCAACGGTGATGACGAGGACTACgtcgatgaatttgaagaagtgaagGCCACAAAACCAAGAAGGACtggatcaagaagagaaacttcaaaaagagGTAAAAGCACACTGGCAGAAGACGATGATGCTGATTTTGACGAAGTTATTCCCTCCCGCAAGAGAACCAAAGTATCAAAGACTGTAcaggatgaagatgacgaggatgatCTGATAGACGAGCAAAAAGTGGAACCAGGATTTGAAGACGTAGGATTCGAATCTCAGGAAGACTCAGAGAAGATTGACCAAATAGACATggatgaggacgatgatCTTTCTGTCGATGCGGGCTCCAGACTACCATCCAGAATGCTcgacgatgaggatgaggaagagacTCGTGAAGATACACAGGACTCATTAAAGCCACCCAACAAGAGCAAGATGTTACGTTCACTACTCGGAAACTCCCAAGGCAGGAAAGCTCTCaccgaagaagaagttcaattAAAGAGAGCAGAGAATGCTCGTAAACGGAAGAACCTCAGTGAGAAGaggattgaagaagagaagcaaGAGACTATCAATAAGCTTCTCAGGCGGCGTGCAGGCAAGTCCAGAAGCCATCTGCCCAAGGATGACGAGCCGGAAGACGGCTCTACCGACGCAATGGCCTTTGCCAAGCCAAGGCGACCATACGACAGCACAGGAATGACACGAACACTACGAAAATACGAACAAGATTTATATTGCACGGTGTCACCAAACCAAAATTAACAGTTGGATTTCGCAGGTCATAGTTAAATGTATGTATGTCGAGGCATAGGCTATTATACAGCAAAATTAAAACGGTTGATTTAATGATCTACCGTTCGTTCGATAGTTGCCTTACTGCATGCTATATTTGCGGTAATTTTGGGGCTTATACATGCTTATAATAgcgatcttttcaaagaagagatcaaattcttcGTTAACAGTTTTTTAAGCTTCTTAAAGTTCTCGAACTTAAATTCTTGTAGGCAACGAGAATAAAGAGACTCTCGGCCTTTATATAAAATTCTGAAACAAGTTCAGTTCATCGAGGATTCCTATCTGCATGGAACACTAGAATTGTGATGAATGgttcaagaaagaggcAGGTTGAGTGGGCAGAGCGACATGAAAGGGGTGAGAATCTGCGACATCAACAGCCCTCACAGGAGGTCGGGTCTAGGGTTTTTCCAGTGACAAATCAAGCACCAATGCAACAACAAATGTATCCATTCGTTCCCCCACAACAACACCATCCTTCCGACTACGTTCAAGGACAAGCTCCTTTTGTTTTGGCATCTCGAACAAACGATAGTACGTATAATGGAACAGCGTTCCCGATGGGATTGAATGGGACAGTGGGTCCTTCACGAATATCGACTGCGATACCTCAGCAGCCGAAAAGTGCCAACCAAGTTGTTCCACCTACCGGTATCCCATTCGACAACGGGGAGCTTGCCCAGACAGTTCCTGGCTACTATCCACAAGCACAATTGAGCCGCAAATCAGCAGAGGTCAAAACATTTGTTCAAGCTTACAACACAGGGCCTGGGGCACCAGCGAATATGCAG contains these protein-coding regions:
- the MGS1 gene encoding ssDNA-dependent ATPase MGS1 (similar to Saccharomyces cerevisiae MGS1 (YNL218W); ancestral locus Anc_2.26) — protein: MSNSRSSQGQLISCPICNRQIPYNSINSHLDTCTTGPGESGSKRQPTLTSILGGNKKRKLPSPSVIDLESSEQVELKEEQESVETPIAKKNKPTKDYSAEHEYRHLQKISHLPLSEKLRPKDIREYVGQQHILSQEKGTLFKYIKQGILPSMILWGPPGVGKTSLARLLTKTACNNGVVYNLIETSATRANTQELRSIFEKAKNDFNLTRRRTVLFIDEIHRFNKSQQDLLLPYAENGDIVLIGATTENPSFQLNNALISRCHIFVLEKLSVQETCIVLSRGIALLNKCRQQIWKVGHPLKLPRPTLEYIVEISMGDTRRALNFLEMIEVSSREPGTKEITIEDARSIIKSNSEGISTYYDTHGDNHYDTISAFHKAIRGSDENASLYYLGRMLQGGEDPLYIARRLIRIASEDVGLVDNSMLPLAVAAHDAVMKVGLPEADLALAQCCVALARSPKSVELYRGWNQLKAMLRENKFSMASSGIPMHIRNAPTELMKELGYHKGYKYNPDFKDGQVKQDYFPEEVLEQCTNRDQLVFLNGKHLGDQVDPDLE
- the YPD1 gene encoding Ypd1p (similar to Saccharomyces cerevisiae YPD1 (YDL235C); ancestral locus Anc_2.27): MPIPKEIVNWGILSEIVSMDEDDPEFSKSLIIQFIDQAQTTFEQMQNQLEGPKELKALADLGHFLKGSSSALGLQRIAWVCERIQNLGRKKENTLPEKEFLVYQSTLEIPNQGNYYDRRIGDDADDETYLALIARALEQARYEFTLARGELSSYYGCEL
- the PPN2 gene encoding putative serine/threonine-protein phosphatase (similar to Saccharomyces cerevisiae YNL217W; ancestral locus Anc_2.28), with product MKRIVGGIVFVVAVVCLTVASSWKSYRMENTELNGAPIKIEFPQLRLLEQWTMPTDQDWRLIFVGDVHGQYTELMNIVEGELGGLDDQTTLVLLGDVVSKGPDSGRVIQFILEYRDRVKCVLGNHDLAVLFALVNPELSNHHNLLPLRVGDSQFIPKDLSKVKKMHQQLAHELGFVKAKSWALHSSLAVQFTLPNGQILYGCHAGMLPGDFSQRTPSVHALTEMKFVDPKDWTHTSKEKFKNSKHWYKLWDDVSEHITVLYGHDAKRGLNLRSHTKGLDSGCVKGKELSALQYSYDHITGKITTKLFQTSCVNNQAK
- the RAP1 gene encoding DNA-binding transcription factor RAP1 (similar to Saccharomyces cerevisiae RAP1 (YNL216W); ancestral locus Anc_2.29), producing the protein MSSPAEFQDASEDQQEDGLFSGMRFYLNCGADSGAESRQLGDLIESRGGEVVDKLPEDVKEGEKLYVVALYNDTRLPTVTPAYIKACCENGTLLKIENYLIPFDEFRSVIDTELQNEQQQDGGGPQKVEEKQPEETPKPEPEQDKAVEQPAEQPVEQPLVEMVQQGSPKVQETEESSDGSSDQNYPSMRSVLRANLPAHNKASFTEAEDEFILDVVRKNPTRRTTHTLYDEISHYVPNHTGNSIRHRFRVYLSKRLEFVYATDKNGKLERDEHGNLIKTKNLPPSIKKKFTADEDYLLAIGIKKQFYRDLYQVDPDTGKSLITDEDSPTAVAKRNMTMDPNHVPGTEPSFQDYRVGDRRGPIAREFFKSFGENNPTHTENAWRDRFRKFLLSYGIDNYVGYYETAKEQGQEPEPMKNLTNRVKRPGIPTPGNYNSATKRARSIGPEKASPNGSVAPSSAAAAIAATAGNGGNNLENGAANYALAENELLDEDTMNFISSLKNDLSKIESSIPFEYPQEIAEAIRNDFSNEEAIYDNVDPDTLPFPPAIASTDLFLPAFFRMSSTREFLEKLQEVISRDYEPSQAEKLVQDLCNETGVRKTFSTSILTALSGDLMVFPRYFLNMFKNNANPPMDVPGIWTREDDRMLRSNKEEDIRALIKKHGSGRMEMRKKFVEKDLI
- the GYP7 gene encoding GTPase-activating protein GYP7 (similar to Saccharomyces cerevisiae GYP7 (YDL234C); ancestral locus Anc_2.30); translated protein: MSMELLFCKSKVFVHPSKSSQDNIPGFLIITLEQGQPRQECVLAWVPESALDKKQLNWLYHADLTLGKSELQKLKMGPGTLGGISSMAWSFSIKLGYLYSIEFRVPSPTGLWHGSVILHSKSPQEDDTLPVLFFHDKACPSTERKMKELNKSFDPFTSSGDIYWGGIDFRSSVASLVDLKQTYVDPTVWLVNASLDDLRNFSPQLMQRRLSEGKAKTEVGSSNLWDKWEAAKWGFMTRVADATSKTGSYMGSLIRKHPLVMLAEKNGNNPYVKKLLENPRVQEVQDDFDSARVYLAKWALGVKQQADQYQRTHEIGDSYRKALTKELGFDSQSDVQFTEEELSRALERKFPVSKQKWESFFDSQGRISLTVNEVKDFIFHGGIEDFGTRKEVWLFLLGVYPWDSSSDEREQLDQTLAEIYNNNYKSKWLNRSTHPDAQEEEYWQDQLFRIEKDVKRNDRNFDIYKYNTPDGSAPETKETEDPSEGDKTEESEHWSIKNPHLLSLKNILICYNIYNPNLGYVQGMADLLSVVYYIVRDEALSFWCFVNFMDRMERNFLRDQSGIRDQMLTLTELCQLLLPQLTEHLNKCDSSNLFFCFRMLLVWFKREFEFPDVCSIWEIFLTDYYSSQFQLFFMLAILQKNSQPIIQNLNQFDQVLKYFNDLHGTMDWSDLMTRSELLFIRFKKIMEVMERKSEIEENIPNNDGGKTTGVQLHDFEIEDNDNQTLPCASKYLQLLLSKKLVVQRENPRAKDSIK
- the IES2 gene encoding Ies2p (similar to Saccharomyces cerevisiae IES2 (YNL215W); ancestral locus Anc_2.31), whose translation is MDSDLSDLRSEASESSGKGEEFDGELANEKINGDDEDYVDEFEEVKATKPRRTGSRRETSKRGKSTLAEDDDADFDEVIPSRKRTKVSKTVQDEDDEDDLIDEQKVEPGFEDVGFESQEDSEKIDQIDMDEDDDLSVDAGSRLPSRMLDDEDEEETREDTQDSLKPPNKSKMLRSLLGNSQGRKALTEEEVQLKRAENARKRKNLSEKRIEEEKQETINKLLRRRAGKSRSHLPKDDEPEDGSTDAMAFAKPRRPYDSTGMTRTLRKYEQDLYCTVSPNQN